A genomic window from Micromonospora ferruginea includes:
- a CDS encoding Hsp70 family protein, with translation MSGQQDGFALGVDLGTSNTVAVLRRPDGTTRPLLVDGQPILPSGVYVDAGGHLHVGRDAHRLAQADPAGYEPSPKRRVDEETVELRGRAYRPAELLAATLRAVADAAVAAVGHLPPAVVTHPAAWTPERRRVLHDAVELAGWPAAAEHTLAGPIAPGTRLLREPVAAARYYTQVLRRPVPVGGAVAVFDFGGGTLDVAVLRNEGADPWGDSGFQLVATGGLADLGGLDLDAALLGRLGELVRPTHGRQWARLTEPATTADRRDRQQLWDHVRGAKEMLSRAMVAPVAVPGVEAAVPLTRADFERLAAPLLARAVAETRSVTAAAGLRPEQLAGLFLVGGSTRVPLVARLLHAELGVAPTVLEQPELPVAEGALTDLPLPRRAGRPAGPVPPAPVPPPAAPPQAAPAQVTPANGHADTVPGAVERETTVAHATPAPTREDRAGGYAAPGGPHGTLVADPPGYAPAGNRQPAGYPAVGVPPGSPAGPGPWSGAPAGGATRGGGRRGRWLAAGAGLVVVAVAAATLLWVFRDRHPALDFHTPELVGTVTVGDERPGAMFTATLGDRAYLAWSRPDDRLTVRAVDAATGRKLWEEPTGVSAERWVGIRALPDGVMVLADASGSSTSRPLAVLDGDSGKQRWTVELAGDDEIFLGAGTLVRLDRAGDKLVGLRLDDGRERWTRGNPRTEYGDARTVVVPVATGEALDGASRPDGSPLAPWSGEADRLVQVGADRSVRVLAMESGKILRDRGNVADLDDPLAARDDRLYVAEGDRGLRLLSYDLGSLGTPDVLYEADARDSRAKALVTCGKHRACLLEVPGAGADGTQVVAVTEGEGSRHWAAPQAARLVPLGEHLLAERTLPRNSVTVFAPDGKPVLRERDGVAVRLNAGNLLLFDKEPSAYEDDRVLAGFAVDGKPVEMGQVKQIRSESCSWNTEMLVCGADKEFRLYRFAG, from the coding sequence ATGTCAGGCCAGCAGGACGGTTTCGCGCTCGGCGTGGACCTCGGCACCTCCAACACGGTGGCGGTGCTGCGCCGGCCGGACGGGACCACCCGACCGCTGCTCGTGGACGGCCAGCCGATCCTGCCGTCCGGCGTGTACGTCGACGCCGGCGGCCACCTGCACGTCGGGCGGGACGCCCACCGCCTCGCCCAGGCCGACCCGGCCGGCTACGAGCCGAGCCCGAAGCGGCGGGTCGACGAGGAGACCGTCGAGCTGCGCGGTCGCGCGTACCGGCCGGCGGAGCTGCTGGCCGCGACGCTGCGGGCGGTCGCGGACGCGGCGGTGGCCGCGGTCGGGCACCTGCCCCCGGCGGTGGTCACGCACCCGGCGGCCTGGACACCCGAGCGCCGGCGGGTGCTGCACGACGCGGTGGAGCTGGCCGGCTGGCCGGCGGCGGCCGAGCACACGCTCGCCGGGCCGATCGCGCCCGGCACCCGGCTGCTGCGCGAGCCGGTGGCCGCCGCCCGCTACTACACCCAGGTGCTGCGCCGGCCGGTGCCGGTGGGCGGCGCGGTCGCGGTGTTCGACTTCGGCGGCGGGACGCTCGACGTGGCGGTGCTGCGCAACGAGGGCGCCGACCCGTGGGGCGACTCCGGCTTCCAACTCGTCGCCACCGGCGGGCTCGCCGACCTGGGCGGGCTCGACCTGGACGCGGCGCTGCTCGGGCGGCTCGGGGAGCTGGTGCGGCCGACCCACGGTCGGCAGTGGGCCCGGCTCACCGAGCCGGCGACCACCGCCGACCGGCGGGACCGCCAGCAGCTCTGGGACCACGTGCGCGGCGCCAAGGAGATGCTCTCCCGGGCCATGGTCGCGCCGGTGGCGGTGCCGGGGGTGGAGGCGGCCGTCCCGCTGACCCGGGCGGACTTCGAGCGCCTCGCCGCGCCGCTGCTCGCCCGCGCGGTCGCGGAGACCCGGAGCGTCACCGCCGCCGCCGGGCTGCGCCCGGAGCAGCTCGCCGGGCTGTTCCTGGTCGGCGGCTCGACCCGGGTGCCGCTGGTGGCCCGGCTGCTGCACGCCGAGCTGGGCGTCGCGCCGACCGTGCTGGAGCAGCCGGAGCTGCCGGTGGCCGAGGGGGCGCTGACCGACCTGCCGCTGCCCCGGCGGGCCGGCCGGCCCGCCGGACCCGTCCCACCGGCACCCGTGCCGCCGCCGGCCGCACCCCCGCAGGCCGCACCGGCGCAGGTGACGCCGGCGAACGGGCACGCGGACACCGTCCCGGGCGCGGTGGAGCGGGAGACGACGGTCGCGCACGCGACACCGGCCCCGACCCGGGAGGACCGGGCCGGCGGGTACGCGGCTCCCGGCGGCCCGCACGGCACGCTCGTCGCCGACCCGCCCGGGTACGCCCCGGCCGGCAACCGGCAGCCGGCGGGGTACCCGGCTGTCGGCGTACCCCCGGGGTCGCCGGCCGGTCCCGGACCCTGGTCCGGCGCTCCGGCCGGCGGCGCGACGCGCGGCGGCGGCCGGCGGGGCCGCTGGCTCGCCGCGGGCGCCGGCCTGGTGGTCGTGGCGGTGGCCGCCGCGACGTTGCTGTGGGTGTTCCGGGACCGGCACCCGGCGCTCGACTTCCACACCCCGGAGCTGGTCGGGACCGTGACCGTGGGCGACGAACGGCCCGGCGCGATGTTCACCGCGACGCTCGGCGACCGCGCCTACCTGGCCTGGTCGCGGCCGGACGACCGGCTCACCGTGCGGGCGGTGGACGCCGCCACCGGCCGGAAGCTCTGGGAGGAGCCGACCGGGGTGAGCGCCGAGCGGTGGGTCGGCATCCGGGCGCTGCCCGACGGCGTCATGGTGCTCGCCGACGCCTCCGGGTCGAGCACGTCCCGGCCGCTGGCGGTGCTCGACGGCGACTCCGGCAAGCAGCGGTGGACCGTCGAACTGGCCGGGGACGACGAGATCTTCCTCGGCGCCGGCACGCTGGTCCGGTTGGACCGCGCCGGCGACAAGCTGGTCGGGTTACGGCTGGACGACGGCCGGGAGCGGTGGACGCGGGGCAACCCGCGCACCGAGTACGGCGACGCCCGCACGGTGGTGGTGCCGGTCGCCACCGGGGAGGCGCTGGACGGCGCGTCCCGTCCGGACGGCTCGCCGCTCGCGCCGTGGTCGGGCGAGGCCGACCGGCTGGTGCAGGTGGGCGCGGACCGCTCGGTGCGGGTGCTGGCCATGGAGAGCGGGAAGATCCTGCGCGACCGCGGCAACGTGGCCGACCTCGACGACCCGCTGGCCGCCCGCGACGACCGGCTGTACGTGGCGGAGGGCGACCGGGGCCTGCGCCTGCTCTCCTACGACCTGGGCAGCCTCGGCACGCCCGACGTGCTCTACGAGGCCGACGCCCGGGACAGCCGGGCGAAGGCGCTGGTCACCTGCGGCAAGCACCGCGCCTGCCTGCTGGAGGTACCCGGCGCAGGCGCCGACGGCACGCAGGTGGTGGCCGTGACCGAGGGCGAGGGCAGCCGGCACTGGGCGGCCCCGCAGGCGGCGCGGCTGGTCCCGCTCGGCGAGCACCTGCTGGCCGAGCGGACCCTGCCCCGGAACTCGGTGACGGTGTTCGCGCCGGACGGGAAGCCGGTGCTGCGCGAGCGTGACGGGGTCGCGGTCCGGCTGAACGCCGGCAACCTGCTGCTGTTCGACAAGGAGCCGAGCGCCTACGAGGACGACCGCGTGCTGGCCGGGTTCGCGGTGGACGGCAAGCCCGTCGAGATGGGACAGGTGAAGCAGATCCGCAGCGAGTCCTGCTCCTGGAACACCGAGATGCTGGTGTGCGGCGCGGACAAGGAGTTCCGGCTGTACCGGTTCGCCGGCTGA
- a CDS encoding MOSC domain-containing protein, translated as MRVLSVNVGRPQPNPWKGIGSTGIDKRPVDGPVAVTAPGPKGTGEVGLAGDRVYDVAHHGGADQAVYAYAREDLDRWQAELGRSLGDGSFGENLTTAGLDVSGALVGERWRIGSDVVLEVSCARIPCGTFQGWLGERGWIRRFTAAAVPGAYLRVVEPGEVRAGDPVEVVHRPGHEVTVAFLFRAVTSEPELLPRLLVADALPAEDRERIRRRLS; from the coding sequence ATGAGGGTGCTCTCCGTGAACGTCGGCCGGCCGCAGCCCAACCCCTGGAAGGGGATCGGGTCGACCGGCATCGACAAGCGACCCGTCGACGGCCCGGTCGCGGTCACCGCGCCCGGCCCGAAGGGCACCGGCGAGGTCGGCCTGGCCGGCGACCGGGTCTACGACGTGGCCCACCACGGCGGCGCCGACCAGGCGGTCTACGCGTACGCCCGGGAGGATCTGGACCGGTGGCAGGCGGAGCTGGGCCGGTCGCTGGGCGACGGCAGTTTCGGCGAGAACCTGACCACCGCCGGCCTGGACGTCAGCGGCGCGCTGGTCGGCGAGCGGTGGCGGATCGGGTCGGACGTCGTGTTGGAGGTCTCCTGCGCGCGGATCCCGTGCGGCACGTTCCAGGGCTGGCTGGGCGAGCGGGGCTGGATCAGGCGGTTCACCGCCGCCGCCGTGCCCGGGGCCTACCTGCGGGTGGTGGAGCCGGGCGAGGTGCGCGCCGGGGATCCGGTGGAGGTCGTGCACCGGCCCGGGCACGAGGTGACGGTGGCGTTCCTGTTTCGCGCGGTGACCTCGGAGCCGGAGCTGCTGCCCCGGCTGCTGGTGGCCGACGCCCTGCCGGCGGAGGACCGGGAGCGGATCCGTCGGCGGCTGTCCTGA